The following are encoded in a window of Brevibacillus ruminantium genomic DNA:
- a CDS encoding suppressor of fused domain protein — translation MIMIKQLYEHCARLFGCEGQLYHTDAADGLLAVFPPTRERGWWTYVTLELHRSGGVECVLYSYQFEGTFVRHLSEVAEQVKHRWKEQGRRMANGDVYALAKPIAKGSCLSMLMAMPADFEAEGFDLYTNGQDAVWFKMLHAISASEADFLQHEGLEALEQKFADAGVNSLDVSRPPVR, via the coding sequence ATGATCATGATCAAACAACTGTATGAGCACTGCGCCCGTTTGTTTGGCTGTGAGGGTCAGCTCTATCATACAGATGCAGCTGACGGTTTGCTGGCTGTGTTTCCGCCGACGCGTGAACGGGGCTGGTGGACGTATGTCACACTGGAGCTTCATCGCAGTGGAGGAGTGGAATGTGTCCTCTACTCTTACCAGTTTGAGGGTACCTTTGTCCGGCATCTAAGCGAGGTCGCGGAGCAGGTGAAGCATCGCTGGAAAGAGCAGGGCAGAAGGATGGCGAACGGTGATGTGTATGCACTGGCCAAGCCGATCGCCAAAGGTTCGTGCCTCAGCATGCTGATGGCGATGCCGGCAGATTTTGAAGCAGAAGGCTTTGATTTGTATACCAATGGCCAAGATGCGGTCTGGTTTAAAATGCTGCATGCCATCTCAGCATCGGAAGCAGATTTTTTACAGCATGAGGGATTAGAGGCTTTGGAGCAAAAGTTTGCGGATGCCGGGGTAAATTCTCTGGATGTCTCGCGTCCCCCTGTCAGATAA
- a CDS encoding NUDIX domain-containing protein, whose amino-acid sequence MDEIRMRVTVVVEHQGAILVIKEKCSGKPCYNLPGGNVDYLETIPDATRREVWEETGLLVEFERMLWLDERIDGNGKGKHTIGIGVLARLMGEETTPIPGGLEDEEIEWAGWVPLEEFRGMDLFNSARRKHVLEAVTENGYMPRYLGNILA is encoded by the coding sequence ATGGACGAAATACGAATGCGTGTCACCGTCGTTGTTGAGCATCAAGGAGCGATCCTGGTGATCAAGGAGAAATGTTCAGGAAAGCCCTGCTACAACTTGCCTGGCGGTAATGTGGATTATTTGGAGACGATTCCCGATGCTACGCGCAGAGAAGTGTGGGAAGAGACGGGGCTATTGGTTGAGTTCGAGCGGATGCTGTGGCTCGATGAACGGATCGATGGAAACGGAAAAGGGAAACACACGATTGGGATTGGCGTGTTGGCCCGCTTGATGGGCGAAGAGACGACGCCGATTCCGGGTGGTTTGGAGGATGAAGAGATCGAGTGGGCGGGCTGGGTGCCGCTGGAGGAGTTCCGAGGCATGGACTTGTTTAATTCCGCTCGGCGTAAGCATGTACTGGAGGCTGTAACAGAAAACGGCTATATGCCGCGATATCTGGGAAATATACTCGCATAG
- a CDS encoding ArsR/SmtB family transcription factor yields the protein MNLELQRFKADFFKALAHPLRIRILELLAEGDKNVNELQTLIGAEGSSVSQQLSILRAKNIVYGTKEGNRVLYSLRDPMIIDLLQIARQIFNNHLIDAISMLDKFNGD from the coding sequence ATGAATTTGGAGCTGCAGCGCTTCAAAGCTGATTTTTTTAAAGCACTTGCACACCCACTGCGAATTCGTATTCTAGAATTGCTCGCGGAGGGGGATAAAAACGTAAACGAGCTGCAGACGCTGATCGGTGCAGAAGGCTCTTCTGTATCCCAGCAGCTCAGCATCCTGCGGGCCAAAAATATCGTCTACGGTACCAAAGAGGGCAACCGTGTCCTCTATTCCCTCCGCGATCCCATGATTATCGATCTTTTGCAAATCGCCCGGCAGATTTTTAACAACCATTTGATCGATGCCATTTCGATGTTGGACAAGTTCAACGGCGATTAG
- a CDS encoding SulP family inorganic anion transporter gives MARILLDRFSGYSARHFQKDLTAGVIVGVIAIPLGMAFSIASGVKPEYGIYTTIIAGILLAFFGGSRYQISGPTGAFIPILFGIVMTYGYQNLLIAGFLAGVMLFIMGILRLGSLITFIPRPVTVGFTSGIAVVIFTGQIANFLGLSGIQRHEDFLSNGKEILLHLSTVNLYSVTVALVSLVSILLMPRLSSKLPGALVGLVLSSLLAAVLFPEKTATIGSTFGEISNSLPSLSLPALNWETISHMLAPAFVIAMLGGIESLLSAVVADGMTGTKHNSNRELIGQGLTNMVVPLFGGIPATGAIARTATNIRNGAASPLSSLIHALVVLLVLVLFAPYASAIPLASMAPILMVVAWNMSERHVFVHILKSRTSDSLVMIITFLLTIFVNLMVAVEVGLLLAAILFIKRMSDVHAVTKVLPDFSDKHQKVRQHVVTEWRDCPQISLFTVEGPLFFGAAQLFEKTIMSTVQKKPRVLILRMAKVPYLDITGEYYLRSISHQLRNHGGLLLISGLQDQPKRVLKKTGLDQIIGEAQLYVRTGDAISAAISLLDVDKCRGCKHFAFHECKMLSALPEKEVAHSN, from the coding sequence GTGGCACGCATCCTATTGGACAGATTTTCCGGTTACTCTGCCCGCCATTTTCAAAAAGATCTCACTGCGGGTGTGATTGTTGGAGTGATTGCGATTCCCCTAGGGATGGCTTTTTCCATCGCGTCGGGAGTGAAACCGGAGTACGGCATCTACACCACGATTATTGCAGGCATACTCCTCGCCTTTTTTGGCGGCTCCCGCTACCAGATATCCGGACCGACGGGTGCCTTTATCCCGATTCTGTTCGGAATCGTCATGACGTACGGGTATCAGAATCTGTTAATCGCTGGATTTTTGGCCGGTGTTATGTTATTTATAATGGGAATATTGCGGCTTGGATCTTTGATTACGTTTATCCCTCGTCCCGTTACCGTTGGCTTTACCAGCGGCATCGCGGTCGTCATCTTTACCGGTCAGATTGCCAATTTTCTCGGTCTGAGCGGAATACAGCGGCATGAAGATTTTCTGTCCAATGGCAAAGAAATCTTGCTTCATCTTTCTACGGTAAATCTCTACAGTGTGACAGTTGCACTCGTCTCTTTGGTTTCCATCTTGCTGATGCCAAGGCTTTCTTCCAAGCTTCCTGGTGCACTGGTTGGGCTGGTATTATCCAGTTTGCTGGCGGCTGTCCTGTTTCCGGAAAAAACAGCCACGATTGGCTCCACCTTTGGCGAGATTTCCAACTCCCTGCCGAGCCTGAGCCTTCCTGCGCTCAATTGGGAAACCATCTCCCACATGCTCGCCCCCGCCTTTGTCATCGCCATGCTGGGCGGGATTGAATCCCTACTGTCAGCTGTGGTAGCAGACGGCATGACGGGCACAAAGCATAACAGCAATCGAGAATTGATCGGCCAGGGATTGACGAATATGGTCGTTCCTCTGTTTGGCGGAATCCCGGCCACAGGCGCAATCGCTCGTACGGCGACCAACATTCGTAACGGAGCCGCCTCCCCTTTGTCCAGCTTAATTCACGCCTTAGTGGTTCTACTGGTCCTGGTGCTGTTCGCACCATATGCTTCTGCAATACCCTTGGCCAGCATGGCTCCCATCCTGATGGTAGTTGCCTGGAACATGAGCGAACGACATGTTTTTGTCCACATCCTGAAAAGCCGGACCAGCGACTCTCTGGTCATGATCATTACCTTTTTGCTGACGATCTTTGTCAATCTGATGGTAGCGGTTGAGGTGGGGCTGCTTTTGGCGGCCATTCTGTTCATCAAACGGATGAGCGATGTGCACGCTGTGACCAAGGTACTTCCCGACTTTTCCGACAAGCATCAGAAGGTACGCCAGCACGTCGTCACCGAGTGGCGGGATTGTCCGCAAATTAGTCTGTTTACAGTGGAAGGACCGCTCTTCTTTGGTGCCGCCCAATTATTCGAAAAAACCATAATGAGTACCGTGCAAAAAAAACCGCGCGTTCTCATTTTGCGGATGGCCAAGGTTCCCTATCTGGACATTACGGGTGAATACTATCTGCGAAGCATTTCCCATCAGCTTCGGAACCACGGCGGCCTGCTCCTGATCTCAGGACTTCAGGATCAGCCCAAACGCGTCTTGAAGAAGACGGGGCTGGATCAGATAATCGGGGAAGCGCAGTTGTACGTCCGTACTGGTGACGCTATTTCTGCCGCCATCTCCCTGCTCGATGTGGACAAATGTCGGGGTTGCAAGCATTTCGCTTTTCACGAATGTAAAATGCTGTCCGCCTTACCGGAGAAAGAGGTCGCCCATTCCAACTAA
- a CDS encoding transposase has product MKHTSYGFDVLALVGQLRFKQHMTIGEITETLNQRGVTTSERNSQRLYERYLTLLRASVTDHVKQALKQVVQDRGGIMISMDGVQPEKGNETLYVIREVFSGTILSAQNLKSSSAEELKKLILPVIELGFPIIGIVTDGQQSIRMAMESLLPDVPYQYCQYHYLKDIAKPVVDLDRKLKTGIKKSLRGIREVEKRIENDASTEAEVAKDYVAAIRSVLLEDGNPPLDLPGIRVYENARAIQASLERCLSKKGALSAQKPNQNFR; this is encoded by the coding sequence ATGAAACACACTTCCTACGGTTTTGACGTGCTAGCGTTGGTTGGTCAGCTTCGGTTTAAGCAACATATGACAATCGGCGAAATTACGGAAACGTTGAATCAGCGCGGGGTAACCACGTCAGAACGCAATTCTCAGCGGTTGTACGAACGTTATCTTACCTTGCTCCGCGCTAGCGTGACGGATCACGTCAAGCAAGCACTCAAGCAAGTTGTTCAGGACCGTGGCGGTATCATGATTTCCATGGACGGTGTTCAGCCCGAGAAAGGCAATGAGACGCTCTATGTCATACGAGAAGTATTCAGCGGAACGATCCTGTCTGCACAAAATCTAAAGAGTAGCTCCGCAGAAGAACTTAAGAAACTCATCCTGCCTGTTATCGAACTGGGATTTCCCATCATCGGGATCGTTACGGATGGTCAACAATCCATCCGAATGGCCATGGAATCGTTACTGCCGGACGTGCCGTACCAATACTGCCAATACCACTATCTAAAGGACATTGCAAAGCCTGTTGTCGATTTAGACCGCAAGCTCAAGACAGGAATCAAGAAGAGCCTCCGTGGTATTCGCGAAGTCGAGAAGCGAATCGAAAACGATGCCTCTACAGAAGCAGAGGTGGCAAAAGATTACGTGGCGGCCATTCGTTCTGTGCTCCTCGAAGACGGCAATCCCCCACTCGATCTACCGGGCATACGTGTTTATGAAAATGCTAGAGCCATTCAGGCTTCCCTCGAACGATGCCTGAGTAAAAAAGGGGCCCTCTCTGCTCAAAAACCTAATCAGAATTTTCGATAA
- a CDS encoding transposase, whose product MDDFEEQYATVMRWSKPIHHVAGILNPSIDKRSETVRFHMQHLLDWVEQTYTSKDDLPMVANLKSYSRGFWKGLFTCYDHPHVPRTNNDHERFFRQTKTRHRRMTGLRSWNEYILRSGEMVVFVDDALHQSNVLSRLQSVNYLDFKNERLRWSARLSEATKRRRFRTNPSVYLEQAENAYCMLIGQS is encoded by the coding sequence TTGGATGATTTTGAAGAGCAATATGCTACCGTGATGCGCTGGTCCAAACCGATTCACCACGTTGCCGGGATCTTGAATCCAAGCATAGATAAACGAAGTGAAACGGTTCGATTTCATATGCAGCATCTGTTAGATTGGGTTGAACAGACGTACACCAGCAAAGACGACTTGCCAATGGTTGCAAATCTGAAAAGCTACTCCCGAGGGTTTTGGAAAGGCCTGTTTACGTGTTACGACCATCCGCATGTCCCACGAACGAACAACGACCATGAGCGTTTCTTCCGCCAGACGAAGACCCGGCATCGACGGATGACGGGTCTGAGAAGTTGGAACGAATATATCCTCCGAAGTGGTGAAATGGTCGTATTTGTCGATGACGCACTTCACCAGAGTAATGTGTTAAGTAGACTTCAGTCTGTAAACTACCTTGATTTTAAAAATGAACGCCTGCGTTGGTCTGCTCGTTTGAGTGAAGCTACCAAACGCAGACGATTCCGAACGAATCCAAGTGTGTACCTGGAACAGGCCGAAAATGCTTACTGTATGTTAATTGGTCAGTCGTAG
- a CDS encoding NfeD family protein, which produces MGVWDIIYLVCMITGLVYTLFTLFFGDSVSEWMAQTELPVFQPLLLISGLTAFGASGYLFTRFTSFSPWTVFAFAVIVGFVLAVTAYFTWIKPMENAENSIGYTMQQLSGMVGEVLTTVPAEGLGEVIVTMVSGRTNHMAASLEREVIPEGTKVVVVDVRDHVLYVTPFHNSGEKESM; this is translated from the coding sequence ATGGGCGTGTGGGATATCATTTATCTTGTGTGCATGATTACAGGTCTTGTGTATACCTTGTTTACGCTGTTTTTCGGGGACTCTGTATCGGAGTGGATGGCACAGACGGAACTGCCGGTTTTTCAACCACTTCTCCTGATCAGCGGGCTGACAGCCTTCGGAGCGAGCGGCTACCTGTTTACCCGATTTACTTCCTTTTCTCCATGGACGGTATTTGCTTTTGCAGTTATTGTGGGCTTTGTACTTGCGGTCACAGCGTACTTTACATGGATCAAGCCAATGGAGAATGCAGAAAATTCGATCGGATACACGATGCAGCAGCTCTCGGGCATGGTCGGGGAAGTGCTGACGACCGTTCCGGCAGAGGGTCTGGGAGAAGTGATCGTCACGATGGTAAGCGGAAGGACCAACCATATGGCGGCAAGTCTTGAGCGAGAAGTGATACCAGAAGGAACGAAAGTCGTTGTTGTCGATGTCCGAGACCACGTTCTGTACGTTACCCCCTTTCACAATTCTGGGGAAAAGGAGAGTATGTGA
- a CDS encoding flotillin family protein — MFLNDSTIFAPVIAVIAVFVVLGIAFWARYKTVGADEAMIVTGSFLGNKNVLSDETGRKMKIVRGGGTFILPIFQQANFISLMSHKLDVSTPEVYTEQGVPVMADGTAIIKVGGSIDEIATAAEQFMGKTDEALKQEAQEVLEGYLRAILGSMTVEEIYKNRERFAQEVQAVAAKDLKKMGLSVVSFTIKDVRDKNGYLAALGIPQIAAVKRDATISQAEADKEARIRQAQAEQEARKAELLKETHIAESEKEKELKIAAFKQEQDKAKASADQAYKLQEAVAKQQVTEEEMKIEIVRKQKEIELEEKEILRRERQYDAEVKKKADADRYAVEQAAEAEKAKKLREADALKYRIEAEAKAQAEQKRLEGLAIAEAEKARGTAEAEVTRLKLEAEAEGKEKLAEAFEKFGHAAVLDIIAKMLPELAEKIAEPMKAIDKVTIVDAGGGQGDGVNRLSGNVTKLMAQLPEMVKDVSGVDMNKIIASFMKADPNDPAAIKQQASSLLSGASISEAAAAATSTAAASTASAAAEAGNENADKK; from the coding sequence ATGTTTCTAAATGACTCCACTATTTTTGCACCGGTCATCGCTGTCATCGCTGTTTTTGTCGTACTGGGAATCGCATTCTGGGCCCGTTACAAGACCGTAGGCGCAGACGAGGCAATGATTGTTACGGGTAGCTTTCTGGGAAATAAAAACGTACTGAGTGATGAAACCGGCCGTAAGATGAAAATCGTCCGAGGCGGAGGTACGTTTATCCTGCCGATTTTCCAGCAGGCTAATTTTATCAGTCTGATGTCCCACAAGCTGGATGTATCTACGCCTGAGGTGTACACCGAACAAGGCGTGCCCGTGATGGCAGACGGCACGGCGATTATCAAGGTAGGGGGCTCTATCGATGAGATCGCGACGGCCGCTGAACAGTTCATGGGTAAAACCGACGAAGCCCTCAAGCAGGAAGCGCAAGAAGTCTTGGAAGGGTATTTGCGAGCCATACTGGGCAGCATGACGGTAGAGGAAATCTACAAAAACCGGGAGCGTTTTGCTCAGGAAGTGCAGGCAGTGGCTGCCAAGGACCTGAAGAAGATGGGACTTTCCGTGGTCAGCTTCACGATTAAAGATGTCCGGGATAAAAACGGTTATCTCGCCGCGCTGGGAATTCCGCAGATTGCTGCGGTGAAGCGAGACGCCACGATTTCCCAGGCAGAAGCCGACAAGGAAGCGCGAATTCGCCAAGCGCAGGCCGAGCAGGAAGCGCGGAAGGCGGAGCTGCTGAAAGAAACCCACATCGCCGAGTCGGAAAAGGAAAAGGAACTGAAAATCGCTGCCTTTAAACAGGAACAGGATAAAGCGAAGGCCTCTGCTGACCAAGCCTATAAATTGCAAGAGGCTGTGGCCAAGCAGCAGGTTACCGAAGAAGAAATGAAGATCGAAATCGTTCGCAAGCAAAAAGAGATTGAACTGGAAGAGAAAGAAATTCTGCGCCGTGAGCGCCAATACGACGCAGAGGTGAAAAAGAAGGCTGACGCAGATCGCTACGCCGTGGAACAAGCGGCAGAGGCGGAGAAGGCAAAGAAACTCCGCGAAGCCGATGCACTGAAATACCGCATCGAGGCAGAGGCAAAAGCACAGGCCGAGCAAAAGCGCCTCGAAGGTTTGGCTATCGCAGAAGCGGAAAAAGCGCGAGGAACAGCGGAAGCAGAGGTTACCCGCCTGAAGCTGGAAGCCGAAGCCGAGGGGAAAGAGAAGCTCGCCGAAGCATTCGAAAAATTTGGTCATGCGGCAGTTCTGGATATTATCGCGAAGATGCTGCCAGAGCTTGCAGAGAAGATTGCCGAGCCGATGAAGGCAATCGACAAGGTGACGATCGTGGACGCAGGCGGCGGCCAAGGAGACGGAGTCAATCGGTTGAGCGGCAATGTGACGAAGCTGATGGCCCAACTGCCGGAAATGGTCAAGGACGTTTCCGGTGTGGACATGAACAAAATCATTGCCAGTTTTATGAAGGCAGACCCGAATGATCCTGCAGCGATCAAGCAGCAAGCAAGCAGCCTGCTGAGCGGTGCGTCGATTTCAGAGGCCGCTGCAGCAGCAACCTCTACCGCAGCAGCATCTACCGCTTCCGCAGCAGCAGAAGCAGGTAACGAGAACGCCGACAAGAAATAA
- a CDS encoding Mov34/MPN/PAD-1 family protein: MFPGLLGEPFGFKHTKTCLDGKVAKRLLAEANEAFPVEYSALLAGRHATITAFVPMLHAHSTPDTFRLSGPDFLQGLRRINEQGLQWLGVLHSHPSTPAIPSLADAQGWHYPQLGYWIVSLADDEPQLKLYQWTDGGFAERPYLLDDAGAD; the protein is encoded by the coding sequence ATGTTTCCCGGTCTTCTCGGCGAACCCTTTGGGTTTAAGCATACCAAAACATGTTTGGACGGAAAAGTAGCGAAACGCCTCCTGGCCGAAGCCAATGAGGCGTTTCCTGTAGAATACTCTGCTCTTTTGGCGGGCCGACATGCGACCATTACGGCATTTGTCCCCATGCTCCACGCGCATTCCACACCCGACACTTTTCGTCTCAGCGGCCCCGATTTTCTGCAGGGGCTGCGACGCATCAACGAGCAGGGGCTGCAGTGGCTGGGGGTGCTCCACAGTCATCCATCCACTCCGGCGATCCCCTCCCTGGCGGATGCGCAGGGGTGGCACTATCCACAGCTTGGCTACTGGATCGTCAGTCTGGCAGACGACGAGCCTCAGCTCAAGCTGTACCAGTGGACCGATGGAGGTTTTGCAGAACGTCCCTATCTGCTAGATGACGCGGGTGCTGACTGA
- a CDS encoding DUF72 domain-containing protein, translated as MNTIHVGVCGWGDHYDLYTHGVRNRDKLSVYASHFPIVEVDSSFYAILPQSNYETWVRETPQGFGFIVKPYQALTGHQRGDAPTDRRELFRQFEESIQPLVEAGKLKMLLFQFPPWFDCTREHVQYIRACRQIMEAYPLAVEFRHQSWFEPRYREKTLELLQTIGAIHVLCDEPQAGKGCVPIVEAVTHSAQALVRFHGRNVSGWRDPGEGQNWRDVRYLYRYSKEELVEWLPRIQRIAAEAEEVCILFNNNSGGDAVGNAKQFMRMLGIDPTGLNPRQLELF; from the coding sequence ATGAATACGATTCACGTCGGTGTGTGCGGCTGGGGGGATCATTACGATCTGTATACCCACGGCGTTCGCAATCGGGACAAGCTCTCCGTCTACGCCAGTCATTTTCCTATCGTCGAGGTAGACAGTTCTTTTTACGCTATTTTACCACAATCCAATTATGAGACCTGGGTGCGCGAGACGCCACAGGGCTTTGGCTTTATTGTCAAGCCGTATCAGGCGCTGACCGGGCATCAGAGAGGTGATGCTCCAACGGATCGGCGGGAGCTGTTTCGCCAGTTTGAGGAAAGTATTCAGCCGCTGGTCGAAGCGGGCAAACTAAAGATGCTATTGTTTCAGTTTCCCCCTTGGTTTGATTGTACACGGGAGCACGTGCAATACATCCGTGCCTGCCGCCAGATCATGGAGGCGTATCCGCTGGCGGTGGAATTTCGTCATCAGAGCTGGTTCGAACCCCGTTATCGGGAAAAGACACTGGAGCTGCTGCAGACAATTGGCGCCATTCATGTCCTGTGTGATGAACCTCAAGCGGGAAAGGGCTGTGTTCCGATAGTCGAGGCGGTCACCCATTCTGCGCAAGCGCTCGTTCGCTTTCATGGACGCAATGTTTCGGGATGGCGCGACCCAGGCGAAGGGCAGAACTGGCGAGATGTCCGCTATCTGTACCGGTATTCGAAGGAGGAGCTGGTTGAGTGGCTGCCGCGTATTCAACGAATAGCCGCGGAAGCCGAGGAAGTTTGTATTTTGTTTAACAACAACTCCGGTGGAGACGCAGTCGGGAACGCCAAGCAGTTCATGAGGATGCTGGGAATTGATCCGACGGGGCTGAATCCTCGTCAATTGGAGCTGTTCTGA
- a CDS encoding sulfite exporter TauE/SafE family protein gives MVYALAGMFVIIGMFAGVVGSIAGLGGGMFFVPALLYLGNVYAPGSVSPQIAAGTSLIVIGVTALSSSISYLKQKRVDIQSALLFFLGSAPGAILGVYLNTLLPIKAFTLLFGLFQLCMFILMMVKDKIKPRSINWDVRRQFVDAEGTTFEYGYNRGVAIAIAFLVGITSSLFGVGGGILMVPMMMILFRFPPHIAAATSMLVIFFSAMVGSVTNIWHDHVNWFYAAMLAPGAWLGGKWGAVIASRMKGQTVVLILRVLILGMAIQMIGESVVK, from the coding sequence ATGGTGTACGCATTGGCAGGCATGTTTGTGATCATCGGCATGTTTGCAGGAGTCGTTGGCAGTATCGCAGGATTGGGCGGAGGGATGTTCTTTGTCCCCGCCTTGCTGTATTTGGGAAATGTGTATGCTCCGGGGTCAGTCAGCCCGCAAATTGCCGCGGGAACGTCATTGATCGTCATTGGGGTCACCGCCTTATCTTCCTCCATCTCTTATCTGAAACAGAAGAGAGTCGATATCCAAAGCGCGTTGCTCTTTTTTTTAGGCAGTGCCCCCGGTGCTATCTTGGGTGTGTACCTTAATACATTACTACCAATAAAGGCATTTACGCTGCTGTTTGGCTTGTTTCAGTTGTGCATGTTTATATTGATGATGGTGAAGGACAAAATCAAGCCCCGCAGCATTAACTGGGACGTACGCCGCCAATTTGTTGACGCTGAGGGAACCACGTTTGAATATGGATACAATCGCGGAGTCGCCATCGCGATCGCTTTTCTGGTGGGCATTACATCCTCGCTGTTTGGTGTCGGCGGCGGAATCTTGATGGTTCCGATGATGATGATCCTGTTTCGCTTTCCGCCACACATCGCCGCGGCTACCTCCATGCTGGTCATTTTCTTCTCCGCTATGGTCGGGTCTGTCACGAATATTTGGCATGATCATGTGAACTGGTTTTATGCAGCCATGCTGGCGCCAGGAGCGTGGCTAGGCGGAAAATGGGGAGCGGTGATCGCAAGCCGGATGAAAGGCCAGACAGTTGTCCTCATCCTGCGGGTATTGATTTTGGGTATGGCCATCCAAATGATTGGCGAGTCCGTCGTCAAATAA
- a CDS encoding bifunctional metallophosphatase/5'-nucleotidase, whose product MADTCTLHILHTNDVHSRFSSMPHIASCLRQHRDRWEALGEHVLTVDIGDHADRMDVRTEATWGQLNVEVLNRSGYQYVTIGNNEGITLPKARLDALYERAGFTVVLGNMVDADTGKVPRWAVTQAIHEWEDLRVGILGVTAPFVQFYQLLGWETKAPFELLREQIAALRSSVDLVILLSHLGYPEDCRLAQEIEGVDIILGAHTHHQLAHGERVKETLIAQTGMLGTNVGHIRLVWDREAHKVQEASAELFPSTEYPADPDLSAYLAQEQKNTERLLERTAVRLSVELSNSWTEETSFGSALAASLRQWTQAEVGLANNGLLLTPLSGEVSYGDLLRCLPHPINPCAVSLTGEQLSRVLMQSIQPQVIQRELRGFGFRGKVTGWMGIDGLQVWYEAGEQPRIARIEVNGELIDSQRCYRVGTIDMFMFNRLFPDLAEGTQIHYYLPELLREILAQTLNDEALLTAAQKPRWLNLARS is encoded by the coding sequence GTGGCAGACACCTGTACCTTGCATATTTTGCACACCAATGATGTGCACAGCCGCTTTAGCAGTATGCCGCATATCGCCTCATGTCTCAGGCAGCACCGCGATCGCTGGGAGGCGCTGGGTGAGCATGTATTGACCGTGGATATAGGCGATCATGCTGACCGGATGGACGTAAGAACAGAAGCGACCTGGGGCCAGCTCAACGTCGAGGTGCTCAATCGGAGCGGTTATCAGTATGTCACGATTGGCAACAACGAAGGCATCACCCTTCCCAAAGCGAGATTGGATGCACTGTACGAGCGGGCAGGCTTTACCGTTGTTCTGGGAAACATGGTGGATGCTGATACGGGTAAGGTGCCGCGCTGGGCAGTGACACAGGCCATTCACGAATGGGAGGATCTGCGTGTGGGGATTCTCGGGGTAACCGCCCCCTTTGTCCAGTTTTATCAGCTTCTGGGCTGGGAAACGAAAGCCCCCTTTGAATTGCTGCGCGAGCAGATCGCCGCACTTCGTTCTTCCGTCGATCTTGTCATCCTGTTGTCGCATCTCGGTTACCCGGAGGATTGCCGACTGGCCCAGGAAATAGAAGGTGTCGACATCATTTTGGGCGCCCACACCCACCATCAGCTGGCACATGGGGAACGGGTAAAGGAAACGCTCATCGCGCAGACGGGCATGCTCGGCACCAATGTCGGCCACATCCGCCTGGTCTGGGATCGAGAGGCACACAAGGTACAAGAAGCATCCGCAGAATTATTTCCATCCACGGAGTATCCGGCTGACCCGGATTTGTCCGCCTATTTGGCCCAGGAGCAGAAAAACACAGAGAGGCTGTTGGAGCGGACTGCCGTTCGCCTGTCTGTAGAGCTGAGCAATTCCTGGACGGAGGAGACCTCTTTTGGATCAGCATTGGCTGCTTCGCTGCGCCAGTGGACCCAGGCGGAGGTGGGATTGGCCAATAACGGACTGCTGCTCACGCCGCTGAGCGGAGAAGTAAGCTACGGGGATTTGCTTCGCTGTCTGCCTCATCCGATCAATCCCTGCGCGGTTTCGTTGACAGGTGAACAGCTCTCCCGGGTGCTCATGCAATCCATCCAGCCCCAGGTGATCCAGCGTGAATTGCGCGGTTTTGGATTCCGCGGCAAAGTGACAGGCTGGATGGGTATTGATGGTTTGCAGGTATGGTACGAAGCGGGGGAGCAACCGCGGATTGCCAGAATTGAAGTAAATGGAGAGCTGATCGACAGTCAGCGCTGCTACCGGGTCGGCACGATCGATATGTTTATGTTTAATCGACTGTTCCCTGATCTGGCGGAAGGGACGCAGATCCATTACTACCTGCCCGAATTGCTGCGCGAAATCCTCGCCCAGACGCTAAATGACGAGGCGCTGCTGACGGCGGCGCAAAAGCCGCGCTGGCTCAATCTCGCCCGCTCCTGA
- a CDS encoding DUF6154 family protein translates to MRFVDEIYRLYKGHFNGDEEDIVAIIVGILEEQSHQDLLKLVAEMDEEELFHMLATYMVEVMKRKVAMDDERPPATLTH, encoded by the coding sequence ATGCGGTTTGTAGACGAAATTTACCGGTTATACAAAGGACACTTCAATGGGGACGAGGAAGATATCGTCGCGATTATCGTTGGCATTCTGGAGGAGCAATCCCATCAAGATCTGCTGAAGCTGGTGGCGGAGATGGATGAGGAAGAGCTTTTTCACATGTTGGCCACGTACATGGTTGAAGTCATGAAGCGCAAGGTCGCCATGGATGATGAGCGTCCGCCTGCTACACTCACACACTGA